The stretch of DNA CTCAACTCAAATACAACATATGACATTGTTGTCAGCCCCACCGGCCTGATCACCGAGTTGTCGGACACGGTCGATGCGATGGACGGAGCCGAGGTGGAAGTAGTTGAAATTGTAAACGAGGCCGACGGCACCAATATCGAACTGACCATTATAGAAGAGCCAACCAATCAGCCGGGCGTTACCAGCGTAGATCGGTTTATTGAAATAGAAGGTATTGGTCATAAAGTAGCCGAGATGCTGACGAAGGCGGGCATTCTGAAGTTTTCGCAGTTGGCCGAAACACCCATTGAGCGGATTCGCGAGATATTGGCCGCATCGGGCACGTTTTACCGCATCTACGACGCCACCCATTGGCAGAACGTAGAGACGCAAGATTTTGCGTCTCAATCTCAACCACAAGATTTTGCGTCTCAACCTCAACCACAAGATATTACCTCGTCACGTGCGACGACCGAGCCAAAGCCCACCGACGACCAGCCCCGTTCCAACAAACGTGAA from Spirosoma montaniterrae encodes:
- a CDS encoding helix-hairpin-helix domain-containing protein; the protein is MSVQSNDDEPAGDVLNSNTTYDIVVSPTGLITELSDTVDAMDGAEVEVVEIVNEADGTNIELTIIEEPTNQPGVTSVDRFIEIEGIGHKVAEMLTKAGILKFSQLAETPIERIREILAASGTFYRIYDATHWQNVETQDFASQSQPQDFASQPQPQDITSSRATTEPKPTDDQPRSNKRE